TACCGTGGTGATGGGTCCCGCAAATGCGGCAATGGCAGCAAGCGAAACCGCTACGCCAAGCGAGATCTTCAAACATTCCATACTATAAACTCCTTACCCGTAATCTAACCTTTTCCAAGGCAGAAAACCACCCCCCAGTTCCACAATTATGGATAATATGTCTATAAGTTTGTAAAGAAAAAGCCTGCAAGTGAGCATCGCAGCGGCAAACCATACAAAAAGCCCCCGGCTTTGAACCGAGGGCAATTTCTTAAGTAAGCGCGAAGCGATTACTTATACAAGGGATGCTTCTTGCAGAGAGCCACGATTTCTTCGCGGATCTTCTTGAGAGCAGCATCGTCGTCCTTAGCCTTGATAGCGCGGTCGATGATGCGGGCCACTTCGCGAGTGTCTTCTTCGTCGAAGCCACGAGTCGTGATAGCAGGCGTACCGAGACGGACACCGGACGGGTCCATCGGCTTGCGCGGATCAAACGGAATCGTAGAACGGCTGCAGGATATGCCGACCTTTTCCATGGCCACTTCGGCTTCCTTACCGGAAACACCCTGAGAAGTCATATCGACAACGATGAGGTGGTTGTCGGTACCGCCACTAATAACCCTGTAACCGAGCTTCTGCATTTCATCGGACATAGCCTGAGCGTTCTTGATAACATTCTTGGCGTAGGTCTGGAATTCCGGCTGCAGAGCTTCGAGGAATGCAACGGCCTTACCGGCGTTGATGTGGTCATGCGGACCACCCTGCATGCCCGGGAACACGCCCTTGTCGATTTCCTTAGCGAGGGAGACTTCCTTGAGTTCACCCTTCACCATCTTCTGGATGGTGCGGTCCTTGCACATGATGATAGCGGAACGCGGGCCACGGAGAGTCTTGTGGGTCGTGGTGGTCACGATGTCGAAGTACGGCACCGGAGAATCGATTGCCTTACCGGCGATGAGGCCAGCGACGTGAGAAATGTCAGCCATGGTAAGGGCGCCGACTTCGTCAGCGATTTCCTTGAAGCGCTTCCAGTCGAGGTTACGGCTGTAGGCAGAGAAACCGGCGAGGATCATCTTCGGCTTTTCGCGGAGGGCGATTTCGCGGACCTTGTCCATGTCGATGCGACCAGTTTCCTTATCGACTTCGTACTGCACGAAGTTGTAGAGCATGCCGGAGAAGTTCACCGGATGGCCGTGAGAAAGGTGTCCACCGTGGTCGAGCTTGAGGCCGAGGACCTTGTCGCCCGGTTTGAGGACGGCGAAGTACACGGCAGCGTTGGCCGGAGAACCGGACAGCGGCTGGATGTTCACGTGGTCACAACCAAAGAGCTTCTTGCAACGTTCGATGGCCAAAGCTTCCATCTTGTCGATCACTTCGTTACCACCGTAGTAGCGCTTGCCCACGTAGCCTTCGCTGTACTTGTTGGTCAGCACGGAGCCCATGGCTTCCATGACGGCCTTGGAGGTGTAGTTTTCGGAAGCGATGAGTTCGATGCCATATTCCTGGCGTTCGGCTTCTTCCTGGATGATGTTGTAGATTTCCGGATCGGTCTGTTGCAGTGTAGATTTGAGCATTTAGCTACTCCTTGGTATTTTGTACGCGAGCAAATATAGAAATTTCTATATTATTCCTGCAATGCCTGTTATCTTGTTTATTCTCTTTTTTGTACCTCTTGCTGCCTTTGCCCAGGATACTCCCGGCGCTTTCAAGATTGATTCTATCCAGTACAATATCGGTGACGCTTTTGACGATTCCAGGTACCACACCAAGTACGACAAGTGGGCGCTTGACCTGCTAAACTGGATTCATATCGAAACTCGCGAATCGACGGTCCGCAAATTGCTCCTTTTTAGCGAAGGCGACGTAGTGACCGACCTCCAGATCCAAGAAGCCGAACGATTCCTGCGCACACAGCGCTACCTTTCGGATGCAAGCATCAAGATTTCTAACGAAGACGGCAAAAATATCGCCACAGTCAAGACTAGCGACAACTGGACGCTCGCCGTTCCCACGACATTTGGCTTTTCAGGCAACCAGTGGAGCTACGACAATTTGAACTGGGGTATCGGCGTCCAAGAAAGCAACTTCCTGGGCCTCGGGCAAAAGCTCGGTTTCTACTTCGGGCACGACGAGTTCCGCGACATGTGGCAGGTAGAATACGGCGACCCGCACTTTTTGTTCCGCTACAACCATTTAGACTTTCTCTATAGCTACAATACCGACGGCTACCTTGCCTACGGAAAGATGTACATTCCCTTCCTCAGCAGAAGCCAGAACCAGTGGGCCTACACCATCGAGGGCTTGAAGAACAAGCGCAACGCCTATTTTTATGGTAGCGGAGAACTCCCGCCAGGCGCCACCGTGTACGACGCCCAAAAGAAATTTGGCGACAGCCCTATCTACAATCACAAGAAAGCCATGCTTGACTCGTTTCCGCTGTACAACGGCAACGAAGTCGTAAAGCTCATGACGGTCAAGGACTTTATTGACGACTCGCTCAGCTTTAGAATCAGCCGCTCCTTCGGCGGAACCTACCGCAAGCTCTACGTGGGCGCCACCTACGACTACCACTACACCACTGCAACCGAAGGCAAGCTTTACCGCTACGTATTCACCGACGGCGACACCACCTACGCCATCGATTCCGCCTCCGCCGTCAACGAATGGCTCCCCGAACAGAAAGATTCCCGCCTCGGCATGTACCTGACGTTCTCGAACATCCGCTACGAAAAGATCAAGAACTTCCACAACGCCAAGTGGACCGAAGACATCGAAAAGGGCTACTCGCTCAAGGCACAGATTTCCAAGAACTACGAACAGCTGGGTGCCGCCGATAACGACATTCGCCTCGACTTTTGGGCAGACTTGATGCTCGGATACTCCGTGCACCACCTCACGCTCAAATCCGAGATGAACTTCTACTTGGATCACGGCGAGCAGCACGACTACTACGGCAAACTTTCGGGCGAATACATTTTCCACCCGAACGAAAGATTCTCGACAGCGCTCACAGGCCTTGTCGACTTCTATGAAGACGCCCGCTACGGCAAGCAGCTTACTTTAGGCGGCGCCACCGGATTCGCCGGGTTCCCCACCGGATTCTACGCCGGCCAGGCCCGCGTATTCGCGAACTTGGAACAGCGCTACTTCACGAATTTCGAAATCGCAACGCTCATGCCCGTGTTCGCCCTCTTTGAAAGCGTCGGCGAAACCGCCTGGGACCTTTGGGATATCAACCGCAAGGATCTGGTCTACGTCGTCGGTTTCGGCATACGTTTTGCACAAACCAAGTCAATTAGCAGGCTCGTCAACAAGGTCGATGTAAGCATCCCGCTGAACGGTGTACGCAAGGCAGAACCGCACTATTCGATTATAACGACATACAACCTGTAATCATTCCTGTTCAAAATATTCAAAAGTGTGATTTTTCGCAAAAAAACGCATTTTTTTTGAGCAAACCTGTCTTTTCGACCTATTTTTTCGTATTTTAAGGGGTATGAATTTCGTTTCTAAAATTTTAGGTATTGCCGCCATTGCAGCGGTTGCGCCTTTTGCGCAGCTTGCTCCGGAACCCCAGATGGCCGATGTGAAGTTGATGCAGGATACCACCACCAACCAGCCCATGAAGATGGACTTTTCGAAGCCGCTTTCGGGCATTAGCGATCCGGGAATTCTGTTCAGCCAGTTTGCAAATAGGCCTCTCTTGATTTATTACTTCAGCCCCAAGTGCCCGCACTGCCAGCGCCACATTTCCGAGATCCAGGATCTGGTCAAGGAATACGAACCCAAGGGCTTAACCGGCATCGCCATCGGCCTCGGCGGCGGCATCAAGAAAAACGATATCCGCCTGTTTATCGACCAGTTCCACGTAGCGATTCCCGTATTCCAGGATAGCGACTACAAGTTCGGTCCCGCTTACGGCACAGGCTACATTCCGGTCGTATACGTAGTGCAGAAAGACGGAACCTTCTACCGCTACGAAACTTTGAACGAAGCCAACATGAACCACATGCGCGCAACGCTCAACAAGATGTTTAAATAGCAATTACCATTCAGAAAAAAAGCGCCTCAACAGGCGCCTTTTTTATTGTTATCCGCCCCGAGGAGGGGCGTTTTCAGTTTATATAATCGCGCCTTAGGCGCCACGCTTAGAACATCTTGCGGGTGTTCTTCTTGGCAGGGCCGCTGCTGCTCGGCTTGGGAGCAGAGCTTGCGCCCTTGTTGCTGAAGAGCGTGGCATCGTCGGCAGACTTGGTCTTGACTTCGAAGTGGTTACCGTCGCAGACCTCGGTCGGAGCGTAGCCTGCCGTGTAGAGGCAGTAA
This sequence is a window from uncultured Fibrobacter sp.. Protein-coding genes within it:
- the glyA gene encoding serine hydroxymethyltransferase, translating into MLKSTLQQTDPEIYNIIQEEAERQEYGIELIASENYTSKAVMEAMGSVLTNKYSEGYVGKRYYGGNEVIDKMEALAIERCKKLFGCDHVNIQPLSGSPANAAVYFAVLKPGDKVLGLKLDHGGHLSHGHPVNFSGMLYNFVQYEVDKETGRIDMDKVREIALREKPKMILAGFSAYSRNLDWKRFKEIADEVGALTMADISHVAGLIAGKAIDSPVPYFDIVTTTTHKTLRGPRSAIIMCKDRTIQKMVKGELKEVSLAKEIDKGVFPGMQGGPHDHINAGKAVAFLEALQPEFQTYAKNVIKNAQAMSDEMQKLGYRVISGGTDNHLIVVDMTSQGVSGKEAEVAMEKVGISCSRSTIPFDPRKPMDPSGVRLGTPAITTRGFDEEDTREVARIIDRAIKAKDDDAALKKIREEIVALCKKHPLYK
- a CDS encoding TlpA disulfide reductase family protein, translated to MNFVSKILGIAAIAAVAPFAQLAPEPQMADVKLMQDTTTNQPMKMDFSKPLSGISDPGILFSQFANRPLLIYYFSPKCPHCQRHISEIQDLVKEYEPKGLTGIAIGLGGGIKKNDIRLFIDQFHVAIPVFQDSDYKFGPAYGTGYIPVVYVVQKDGTFYRYETLNEANMNHMRATLNKMFK